In Flavivirga abyssicola, the following are encoded in one genomic region:
- a CDS encoding ABC transporter ATP-binding protein, with protein sequence MKELQHLNKYFLKYKTHLLIGMVITVVARIFLLFTPRYVKQIFIVVENALKGVITEAVFKAELLEAILYIVGAAIIGGILTFFMRQTIINVSRYIEFDLKNEIYDQYQKLSLNFYKKNRTGDLMNRITEDVGRVRMYAGPAIMYSINTFALFVVVIIYMINASPKLTLYTVLPLPILSVIIYKLSKEIHKRSTIVQEYLSKLSTFTQESFSGISVIKAYGIEPQTSTNFKSLAFESREKQISLAKVQAWFFPMMILLIGTSNLLVIYIGGMQYINGEIESIGTIAEFIIYVNMLTWPVATVGWVTSIVQQAAASQKRINEFLKIEPEIKNTINTNTEITGDISFSKVSFTYDDTNIQALKGISFNIKSGETLAIIGKTGSGKSTILDLIGRLYDIDEGDIIINKTKIKNLNLNNLRDHIGYVPQDAFLFSDSIKNNIKFGKEDATDDDVINAAKNAQVHKNIVKFNNGYDTVLGERGITLSGGQKQRVSIARAIIKSPKILLFDDCLSAVDTETEEKILKNLNKISKGKTTIIVSHRVSSAKNADKIIVLDDGKIVQEGTHETLINIDGYYKHLYLKQLSETTSN encoded by the coding sequence ATGAAAGAATTACAACATCTAAATAAATACTTCTTAAAATACAAAACACACCTTTTAATAGGTATGGTAATTACTGTTGTAGCTAGAATTTTTCTACTCTTCACGCCACGCTATGTAAAACAGATTTTTATTGTGGTTGAAAACGCTTTAAAAGGAGTCATTACCGAAGCCGTTTTTAAAGCAGAGTTATTAGAAGCTATCCTTTATATTGTTGGGGCTGCTATAATAGGTGGTATTCTTACCTTTTTTATGCGCCAAACCATTATTAATGTATCACGTTACATAGAGTTTGATTTAAAGAATGAGATTTATGATCAATATCAAAAACTCTCTTTAAATTTTTATAAAAAGAATAGAACTGGAGATTTAATGAACCGTATTACCGAAGATGTTGGTAGAGTTCGTATGTATGCTGGTCCAGCTATTATGTATAGTATCAATACGTTTGCTCTGTTTGTTGTTGTGATTATATATATGATTAATGCATCGCCAAAATTAACACTATACACCGTTCTGCCATTACCTATTCTTTCTGTTATTATATATAAGTTAAGCAAAGAAATACATAAACGTAGTACTATAGTTCAAGAATACCTATCTAAACTTTCTACATTCACTCAGGAGTCTTTTAGTGGTATTTCTGTGATTAAAGCCTATGGTATTGAGCCACAAACGTCAACAAATTTTAAATCGCTAGCTTTTGAAAGCAGAGAAAAACAAATCAGTTTAGCAAAAGTACAAGCTTGGTTTTTCCCAATGATGATTTTACTTATTGGTACAAGTAATTTACTTGTAATTTATATTGGTGGGATGCAATATATTAATGGTGAAATTGAAAGTATAGGAACCATAGCAGAATTTATTATTTATGTAAATATGCTTACGTGGCCAGTGGCAACGGTTGGCTGGGTTACTTCTATTGTACAACAAGCTGCTGCATCGCAAAAGCGAATTAATGAGTTTTTAAAGATTGAACCAGAAATTAAAAACACCATAAATACCAATACAGAAATTACTGGTGATATTAGTTTTAGTAAGGTGTCTTTTACTTACGATGATACAAATATTCAAGCCTTAAAAGGTATTAGTTTTAATATAAAATCTGGTGAAACCCTAGCCATTATAGGCAAAACAGGGTCTGGAAAATCTACTATTTTAGATTTAATAGGTAGGCTATATGATATAGATGAAGGTGATATTATTATAAATAAAACAAAAATTAAAAATCTTAATTTAAATAATTTAAGGGATCATATTGGCTATGTACCACAGGATGCCTTCTTATTTTCAGATTCTATAAAGAATAATATCAAGTTTGGAAAAGAAGATGCGACTGACGATGATGTTATTAATGCTGCAAAAAATGCTCAAGTACATAAAAATATTGTTAAGTTTAATAATGGTTATGATACCGTACTAGGAGAACGAGGCATCACGCTTTCTGGTGGACAAAAGCAACGTGTATCCATTGCCAGAGCTATTATAAAATCGCCTAAAATATTACTTTTTGATGATTGTTTATCTGCTGTAGATACCGAAACCGAAGAAAAAATATTGAAAAACCTCAATAAAATATCAAAAGGAAAAACAACAATTATTGTAAGTCATAGAGTGTCTTCTGCTAAAAATGCTGATAAAATTATTGTATTGGATGATGGTAAAATTGTACAGGAAGGCACACATGAAACGCTTATAAATATAGATGGATACTATAAACATCTATATTTAAAACAATTAAGTGAAACGACTTCAAATTAA
- the nusB gene encoding transcription antitermination factor NusB — protein MLNRRHIRVKVMQTLYAFKGSESDDFSKDQKFLLFSIDNMYNLYLLLISLLLEVQKRAEDDLQKKQKKHLATKEDKDPNKKFVNNELLNLLIDNLQLNDQLGAHKINNWELDGEYVDVIFKAIIKSDLYKDYMKTRVSDFKEDKDFIVDVFKDIIAPNEKLYEYLEDKNLTWLDDLPTVNTTILKLLRKVKITSPENYFTPKLYKDSDDQKFAVDLFKKTLLNRSLLNKEIESKTKNWDSDRIASVDYVLLQMAISELNNFPSIPVKVTINEYLEIAKEYSTPKSSIFINGILDKLVKEYDAAGKLNKIGRGLL, from the coding sequence ATGCTAAATAGAAGACATATTCGTGTAAAAGTAATGCAAACCCTTTATGCTTTTAAAGGAAGTGAAAGTGATGATTTTTCAAAAGATCAGAAATTCTTGCTATTTAGTATAGATAATATGTACAACTTGTACCTCTTATTAATCTCGTTATTGCTAGAAGTTCAAAAAAGAGCAGAAGACGATTTACAAAAAAAACAAAAAAAACATTTAGCAACCAAGGAAGATAAAGACCCTAACAAGAAGTTTGTAAATAATGAATTGCTTAATCTTTTAATTGATAATTTACAGTTAAATGATCAATTAGGAGCTCACAAAATAAATAACTGGGAATTAGATGGGGAGTATGTAGATGTTATTTTTAAAGCAATTATTAAAAGTGATTTGTATAAAGATTATATGAAAACAAGGGTATCTGACTTCAAAGAGGATAAAGATTTTATTGTTGATGTGTTTAAAGATATCATTGCTCCTAACGAGAAACTTTATGAATATTTAGAAGATAAAAACTTAACCTGGTTAGATGATCTTCCAACGGTAAATACTACCATTTTAAAACTATTACGAAAAGTTAAAATAACTTCACCAGAAAATTATTTTACTCCCAAATTATATAAAGATTCTGATGACCAGAAGTTTGCAGTCGATTTATTTAAGAAAACACTTTTAAATAGATCGTTATTAAATAAAGAGATTGAATCAAAAACTAAAAATTGGGATTCAGATCGTATTGCTAGTGTGGATTATGTATTGTTACAAATGGCTATTAGTGAATTGAATAACTTTCCATCAATCCCTGTCAAAGTAACTATTAATGAATATTTAGAAATTGCTAAAGAGTATTCAACACCAAAAAGTAGCATATTTATAAACGGTATTTTAGATAAATTGGTTAAAGAATATGATGCAGCGGGGAAATTAAATAAGATAGGTAGAGGATTACTTTAA